The Planctellipticum variicoloris DNA window GATTCCGGAACTGCATGCCCTCACCAGCCGCCACTCTCGGCCCCGCCACGGATCGGCCTCAGGCCTGGCTGCAAGGCATGGTCGTTGCGCTGCTGACGGCGGGTTGCTTCCTGCCCACGGAGGGAGCAGCTCAAGGGGATACGCTCTGGCTGGCGTGCCTCTGGATGTCTGCGGCTTCCATTGCCGGATTCCTCGCACGAAATTCGTCGCCCCTCCCGACGTGGCGACTCGTCGACACCGGCGTCGCGCTGTTCGTCGGCGGCCATATCCTGTCGGGTTGCCTGGCGCTCGCCAGCGGACCCGACCGCTACACGGCGTCGATCCTGCTCGTCGAATGGATCGGTCTGGCCGCCGCCTGGTTCGCCTTGCGAACAGCCTTCTGCGGCGCTGGCCTTCCCGATCAGATCCTCTCGATCGGCCTCCTGATCGCCGTCACGCTCAGCCTCTACGGAGTCTGGCAGTATGCAGTGCTGTATCCGTCCCTGGCGGCCGAATACGGCCCCAAAATGGAACTGGTCCGGACACTCGGAGCGGACTCACCCGAGGCCGCACGGGCCGTCCAGGAGCTCCATGCGGCGGGCGTCCATGTCGAAGGCTCCGCGCTGATCCTGTTCGAAAAACGGCTGCGCGACAGCCGGGAGCCGTTCGGTCTATTTGCTCTCGCCAACACGTTTGGCGGATTTCTCGCCGTCTGGACGCTCGTCGGTCTCGGGCTCTGGCGTCAGATCGGGTCGGCCATATGGTGGAAGCAGCTTACTCTCCTGCTGCTCATCACGCTGATCGCCGATTGCTTGTGGCTGACCAACAGCCGGACCGCATGGGCGGGACTCGCGGTCGGTCTGACCGGCATGCTGGCCGGTAGCCTGCAACGTCGACCGGCGTTTGGTTGGTTGACGCGGGCCTGGGCCATCGGCGTCGGCGCGGCGGCCGTCGGCGTCGTCTTGTATGGAATCCTCGGCGACTGGCAGAACACGTCCCTTCCCGGCCCGCTGAAGTCGCTGGTCTACCGCTTTCAGTATTGGCGGGGAACCTGGAACTTCCTGCAGGACGACTGGCTGCCGGGGTCCGGGCTGGGCCAGTTTCGCAGCCACTACGTCGCACACAAGCTCCCGGAAGCGAGCGAAGACATCGCTGACCCCCACAATCTGTGGCTCGACGCCTGGTCCAACGGCGGACTGCTGGCTCTGATCGGGCTCGCCGTGTTCTTCCTGGCAGCGGTCCGCCCGATCTGGAACCGTGCGGCCGTCGAGGACGAATCCCAGCCGCCATCAATCAGTCCCACCTGGAATCCCCTCCTCGTCGGCGGCGCCGCCGCGGGCATGACGCTGGCATTCCTTGGTCCGTTTCTGCTGCTGTCGGAATGGAACGACGCGCCGCTGGTGCTCCTGTTCGTCTGGGCGTCCCTGATGGGTGCGAGTTCTGTAGCGGGACTTGTTCCGATTGCCGTGCCACTGGGCGCTTTGCGATTTCTGGCGGCGCTGGCGACGGTCACACTGGGATTCCACCTCGTCGGCGCTGGCGGAATCGGGCTGCCGACGGTCGTCCAATCCCTGTTCCTGCTCGCCGTCGCCACGCTCCCCCTGACGCAAAGCACTGCATCCAGTGAAATTGCGATCTGGCGACAGCGGGCCATCGGCAGCGGTTTCGTCCTCGGCACATTGTTCGCGATCGGGTTCGTCGCGATTCCGGTCCAGCTCGCCCGGATTCATCTGGATGCCGGCGACAGAAGTGTCAGTAAGGACCGACGCGACTTTGCAGGGCGGGCCTACCGTGAAGCGGCGGCGACGGCGCCCCTGTGGGTCGAACCGTGGCTGAGGATCGCCACCCTCGAAGAACGGGCCTGGAAAGCTGCAGACCGTCGTGACGAGGCCCGCTTCGACGCAGCGGTGGACGCCATTGAGGCCGCGTGGCGCAGAAATCCCGGCAGCCACCTGATCGCTCAGCAGGCATCCCGGTTGTGGACCGAGCGCGCCGAAGTCACTGGCGCAGCAGGAGATCGCGAACAGGCCGTCGCATGGGCTCAAAAAGCCGTCTCGGCCAGCCCGACGAGCGCCCTGCTGCAGGCGGAACTGGCCATTTCGCTATCGGCGGCGGATCGCGAGTCCGCTGCCGGCGACACCGCCCGGAGGGCGCTCGTCCAGCAGCAAATCAACGAAAGCCAGGGACACGTGGATCGATATCTGTCGCCAGAACTGCTGGATCGGCTGTCAAAGCTGAGTGCCCGTCGGGAAGGGGTGGAATCGCCTCCCGAACAGGGCGGAACTTCGCCTCAGCCGTAAACTTCCAGCACCTCGGCCGAAATTCACGTAAAGAGGTGACGGCCGGTTGTTGCAGCCGTCCCGATTCGCCCTAAAATGAAGTCTCATCAGCAAATGCGAAATTCCGCGTCAGGTTCTGCAGGCAAACTGCAACGGCCTGAGCCCTGACCTCGTTTCTTCGTTTTCTTTCCTCACGTTTCGGTAGTGACATGAAGCCCACCACGATTGCGCTGGCTCTGTTCTTCACCGCATGTGCGTTGACCATCACCGTCTGGCTGACGAGAAGCCCAGGGCAGGCGTCGATTCCGGTGGTGATTCCTCCCGAACCTCCTGCAGATCCCGGTCCCGCGATTTCGCCGACCGGACCCTACCCGAAGGCGGTCACGCCCGAGCTGGACTACGATTTCGGCGCTGCGCAGCACATGTCCGAGGGGACGCACACGTTTGTGATTCGCAACGAGGGCGAAGCTCCCCTCGTCGTCGTAGCCCGCGAAGGGGACAGCTCATGCCAGTGCACGCTCGGAAAAGTCGATGGCAACGAGCCGATCCCGCCCGGCGGGGAGCAGACGGTGACCTTGAAATGGACGATCAAGGCAGACGTCCAAATGTTCCGACAGTGGGCGAAAATCCGCACCAACGATCCGGAACGGAAGGAGATCGAGCTCACCATCCACGGGCGCGTCGAGAAACTGCTGGCGGTGGTTCCCGCGGAAGTCTGGGAAATTGGCGAAATTCGTGCCGGCGAGGGCGCGACGGCGACCGGCGCCATTTATTCGGGGTTGTTGGACAAATTCGAAATCGAAAGTGCGACGTGCACCAACCCGGCCGTCTCGGTCACCTGGGAACCTGTCTCGGCCGAAAAGCTGGCCGAGAAAAATTCCAAGTCGGCGTTCGAGCTCAAAGTGCATGTGAAACCGGATGTCCCCATCGGACCGTTTAACGAACAGGTCAACGTGTCGATCGCGGGGGATCACAAGCTGAACTTCCGCGTGAAGGGAGTCCGGCCCGGTCCGATCGACGTAGTGGGGCTCGGCTGGCATCCCGACGGCAGCAGGCTGGTCCTGGGCGAATTCGCCGCCGACAAAGGCAAAAACGCTAGACTCTTTCTCTACGTCCGGGGATTCGAGGGCGACCTCGAGATCAAGTCTGTCAAAGCGGACATGAGCCCGGCGAAATTCACGCTCGCACGCGACGAAAAGTTCGAGGGGGCCACCAAGCGCTACGAGCTGAAGATCGAGATTCCTCCGGGACCGCCGGCCGCCCGCCAGCGTTCAAAGGCGGACAAGATCAGCTTCGAACTCAATCACCCCGACGCGGCGGAATTCCTGCTGTTCCTCGACTACCTGGCCCTTTAGCATCCGCTCCGGGACTGCTGTCGAACGGAAGAGGTGGATCTGGTAGTCTAAGCATTCTGGAAGGTCCCGACTCCACGTCGCGGAGCATTCCTGGAGTTGCTTCACGGAGGAAGGCATGCAGGCGCTCTCGTTTCGCTCAAGTTCGACTCCGACCCGCTGGCTGGTCCTGGCGGGCCTGTTCGTCTGCGGTTGCGAGGCCAGTAAAACGACGCCGGGAACGACTCCAACGACCTCCGCGGGGAAAACGTCGACGATTCCCGCGTCGACCGACGGAGAGGCCAAGGCCTCGACTGAGTCACATCCCCCGGCGGAACCCAAACCGCTGCTCGACGGCTGGGAAGTTCCCGCCGCCGCACTGCTGCTGACGGGCGAACAACACGGCTACTTCGAACCGTGCGGCTGTACGCTCGGGCAATCGGGCGGCATGACCCGTCGGGCCAGCCTCGTCCGGCAGCTCGAAGACCGCGGGTGGAAAGTCGCAGGCCTGGATGTCGGCGGAACGCTGCGTCGGGCTCGCCAGCAGGATCAGATCAAGTTCGACACCATTCTGACCGCCTTGAACGATCTCCACTATGAGGGACTGGCGGTCGGCGTCGAAGAGCTCCGTCTCGGGGCCGATTTCCTCGCGTCAAAACCACAGAACTCACTGGCGCTCCTCTCCGCCAACGTAGTCCTGTTTGACCTGCCGGACCTCGGAACCCCCAGGGCCTTCAAGACCTTCACGGTTGGCAACCTCAAAGTCGGGGTGACAGCGGTGCTTGGCGACAGCCTGAAGGCCGAAGTCGCCCCTGCAGGAGTCAACACCAACATCACGATCAAGGCTCCGTCCGAGGTCCTGCCGGGGGTGATCCAGCAGCTTCAGGCGGAAAAGCCTCAACTGATGGTGCTCCTCTCGCACGGCTCGCTGGCCGAAGCCGAGGCCCTGGCCAAAGCCTATCCTGAATTCCAAGTGGTTCTGGCGGCCGGAGGTCCGGGAGACCCGGCCGGCCGACCGACAAAAGTCGGCGAGACTTGGGTGATTCAGGCCGGGCATAAGGGGCGGTACGTGGGCGTGCTGGGAATCTACCCGGACGCCACTCCCCAGTTGAAGTTCGAGCTGGTCAGCCTGGACGCCAAGCGATTCCCTGACGACGCGAAAATGCACGAGCGGATGCGTGAGTACCAGCAGCGTCTCAAAGACGAAGAAATCTGGAAAAAGGATGAACTGCTGATCCGGCATCCGGAGGGGCTCAAGTTCGTCGGCGCCGACCGTTGCGGCGAATGCCATACGAAGGCGTTCGCCGTCTGGAAGGAGACGAAACACGCTCACGCGTGGGACTCGCTGATCAAGGGGCACGCCCGCCCGGAAGACAAGGACTATATTTCGCGGATTTACGACCCCGAATGCCTTTCCTGCCACGTGGTGGGCTGGGAGCCGCAGGAAATGCTTCGCTACGAGTCCGGATTCTTCGATGAAGCGACGACGCCCCACTTGAAAGGCCAGCAGTGCGAGCACTGCCACGGTGCAGGCAGCGCCCACGTCGCGCTGGAAACTCAGTTCCAGGAAGATGCAGCGGCGGTGGATGGCGAAAAACTGAAGACGCTCCGCGCTTCGATGCGGCAGACGCTCGAACAGGCGAAAAAGTCGACCGGCTGTTACTACTGCCACGACACCGACAACAGCCCGAACTTCAAGTTCGAAGAGTATTGGGACCAGATCAAACATGAGGGGAAGGATTGATCCCCGCCCCCAGTCAGCTCCGCGCTCATCGCGACGACCGGGTCTTCGAAATCGCCTGGCCCGACGGCTCGGCGTTCCGATTGCCATTTCACTTCGTGCGCTGCGAATGCCCCTGTGCGGTCTGCGTTGACGAGATTACCGGCGTGCGGCTGCTCGACCCCGCCGCCGTCCCCGCCGAAATTCAACCGGTCCAGCTCGCCTTTTCAGGGAACTACGCACTGAAAGTGACCTGGAGCGACGGCCACAACACCGGGCTTTACACCTGGAGCAAACTCGCGGAGTTGTGTCGGCAGAAAGCGGCCATCGCGATCGCTTCCGGCTCTGCCCCTTAACGCCCCCTGCTGATCGGAAACCGGACGTGACCTGGGAGGTTGAGCTGAAGTTCGCCGTTGGTGACCGTGGCGACCTCGTCCCGGAGCTGCAGCGGTTGGGTGCGGTGGCCGCCGGTGAATCCGAGCAGGTTGACACCTACTACGCGCATCCCTGCCGCGATTTCGTGCAGACCAACGAAGCGTTTCGACTGCGGACCGTCGACGGACAGCACTGTCTGACGTACAAGGGTCCCGTCGTCGACCGGACGATCAAGACGCGCCAGGAAATCGAAATCCCCTGCGGCAACGGCGAGGCCAGCGAATCGCAATGGCGATCGCTGATCGCGGCTCTCGGCTTCCAGACCGTCCGCCAGGTTCGTAAATGCCGTCGCCGGTTTACGCTGGTCCGCGACGGACGCCACTTCGAATTCTGCCTCGATCACGTCCCGCCGCTCGGGGAATTCGCCGAGATTGAAACCCTGGTCGAAACCGGCGACCGGGACGTGGCCCGCGAGCTGGTCTGGTCGCTGGCGCGCGAGCTGGGGCTGTCGACGGCGGAGCCGCGGTCTTACCTCGAACTGCTCCTCGCGTACGATCGCGACTCGAACAGTTGAAATCCCGCCGGCAAATTGTACTATCCTGACGTTCACACGCACAAACCCTTCATCGTTACCCCTCGCGATACGGAGAGTTTCAATGGCGCCCAAAGCCAAGCCCGCTGCCAAGAAGCCAAACGCCGCCACCGGCGGCGGCGGCGACGAAAAGATGCTCGATAACGCCCTCGGACAGATCGAGAAAGCCTTCGGTAAAGGCTCGATCATGAAGCTGTCCGACTCCTCAATGCAGAACATCGCCGGCATTTCCACCGGCGCACTCTCGCTCGACATCGCCCTCGGCGGTCACGGTTTCCCCCGCGGACGAATCATCGAACTGTTCGGCCCCGAATCGAGCGGCAAGACCACTCTGGCGCTGCACGCTGTGGGCTGCGCCCAGAAAGCCGGCGGCATCGCGGCCTTTATCGACGCCGAACATGCTCTCGACCCCGCCTGGGCCAAGCGACTGGGTGTCAACCTGGAAGACCTGCTGGTCAGCCAGCCCAGTTACGGGGAGGAAGGCCTCCGCATTGCCGAAATGCTGATTCAGTCGAACGCGGTCGACATCATCGTCGTCGACTCGGTCGCCGCCCTGGTCCCCAAAGCGGAACTTGACGGCGAAATCGGCGCGTCGCACGTCGGACTGCAGGCCCGCATGATGAGCCAGGCCCTGCGGAAGCTGACGGGCATCATTTCCAAGTCGAAAACGACCGTGATTTTCATCAATCAGCTCCGCGAGAAGATCGGCGTGATGTTTGGCAGCCCGGAAACCACGCCGGGGGGCCGCGCGCTCAAGTTCTACAGCTCCTGCCGCGTCGATGTCCGCCGGATCAGTACGCTGAAGGAGGGGGAGACCACGATCGGTACGCGGGTCCGCGTGAAGATCGTCAAGAACAAGGTCGCCCCTCCGTTCCGCATGGCGGAATTTGATCTGCTCGGCGAATGCGGGATCAGCATCGAAGGAGATCTGATCGACCTGGCGACAACTTATCACCTGATCGAACGGAGCGGCGCCTGGCTCAACTATGGCGAACACCGCCTCGGCCAGGGTCGGGACAAAGCTCGGGCCTACTTGAAGCAGGCTCCGGAGGTCGCCGCCGAAATCCGGGAGAAGATTCTGGCCGCGTATTTGGCCGGGAACCTGTCGCTTGCCGCTATTGGAGAAGAGTAGAATCCCGGAATGGTCCGAATCCGGAAAATGCTCGCCGTGCTGGTGTTCAGCCTGGGATTTCTGCAGGCAGCGCTCGCCGCACCTCCAGAGACCCCGGAAAATGAATCGGCCCCGGCCGTCGTCGACCCGCTGGAACAATTGCAGCACGCCGTCGAACGAACCATCGCCGACGCTGAGCCGTCGATGGTGAGCATCGCGACGATCCGCCCGGATCCCGCCGGGCAAGTCGGCGTCGATCTCGATCCCGGCAGCCTGCCGCTCGATCTCCAGGCCCGGATGTCGGACCCTTCGAAGCGGGACTTTCTGCCGGGCAACTTCGGGGCAGGTATCGTGATCGCCCCGGTCGGCAGCCGGTCGCGGTTTGTGCTGACGAATCTGCATGTGGTGCGGGGCGGCCCGATCACCGGCCGACCGGCGCCGATCGACGGCACCCGGATCGAGTTGCGGTTCGCATCCCGGCGAGCCTGTTCCGCCACCATTCGCGCGGCTGATCCACGCAGCGATCTAGCGGTCCTGGAACCCAACTGGCGCGAACTGGGCGTTCAGCCGTCGTCGGTGCCGGCGCTGGTCTGGCGCGACGTCCCGCCGGTTCGCAAAGGCCAGTTCGTCATCACGCTGGGCAATCCCTACAACATTGCGCGAGACGGATCGGCCAGTGCCGCCTGGGGCATCGTCAGCAATACGCTCCGCCGTCCAATCGCCCCCTCGCTCTCCGAAGACCAGGAAGGGACCTGGCTCGCGGACTTGCGGACTCTGATTCAACTTGACACCCGGCTCAATCTGGGTGGCAGCGGCGGGCCGGTCCTCAACCTCAAGGGGGAAGTGGTCGGTCTGGCCACGTCGCTCGCGGCAATCGAGGGCTACGAGAAGGCCGGCGGACTGGCGCTGCCGTTTACGCCCGGAATTCAGCGGATCATCGGCGAGCTTCTGGACGGTCACGAAGCGGAGTACGGACTGCTGGGAATCGCGGGTTTCGAGGATGTTCCGCCGTCGGACCTGTCTGCGGTTCCCGGCCAGCCCGCCGGCGCGGTCATTGTCATGAACGTCCCGTCGAACAGCCCGTCCGCCGTGGCCGGTTTGCGCGGAGGTGACTACGTGCTCAAGATTAATAACGCGGACATTCTGAACAAAGCCGATCTGATGCGCGAGGTCGGGCTGGCTGGGCCGGGAGTCGAGGTCGACGTCCTCATCTGGCGGTCCGCCGTGGCGAAAGAGTTGACTCTCCGGGTGAAACTCGCAAAATGGCCGGTCGTCGACGAATCGGGAATCGTGGAAACGGTGCCTCGATATACGCCCTGGAGAGGTCTGCAGGTTGACTACGCCATGGCCCGCAGGGGGAAGCTGCCCCCTCAGGGCATTATTCTCCGGGGGGTGCTGATTACCGCAGTCCAGCCGGGCAGTCCCGCGCAGGAGGCCCAGTTGGAACCCGATCAGCACATCACCCATGTCAATCGCACCCCGATCTCTTCCCCCGCGGAGTTTCAGGCCGCGGTCCGCTCATCGTCCGGCAGCGTGGCATTGACCCTCTTCGGCGGACGGACAGTGACGCTCGCCGAGTAACGAATTTCTCCGTCCGTCCGCGGACATCCCCCGCCCCTTTTCTCCTCCGGCATGGCAGCCAACTCTCATGAAGACCGACGAGCTTCGCGAAAAGTATCTCAGTTTCTTCGA harbors:
- a CDS encoding O-antigen ligase family protein, yielding MPSPAATLGPATDRPQAWLQGMVVALLTAGCFLPTEGAAQGDTLWLACLWMSAASIAGFLARNSSPLPTWRLVDTGVALFVGGHILSGCLALASGPDRYTASILLVEWIGLAAAWFALRTAFCGAGLPDQILSIGLLIAVTLSLYGVWQYAVLYPSLAAEYGPKMELVRTLGADSPEAARAVQELHAAGVHVEGSALILFEKRLRDSREPFGLFALANTFGGFLAVWTLVGLGLWRQIGSAIWWKQLTLLLLITLIADCLWLTNSRTAWAGLAVGLTGMLAGSLQRRPAFGWLTRAWAIGVGAAAVGVVLYGILGDWQNTSLPGPLKSLVYRFQYWRGTWNFLQDDWLPGSGLGQFRSHYVAHKLPEASEDIADPHNLWLDAWSNGGLLALIGLAVFFLAAVRPIWNRAAVEDESQPPSISPTWNPLLVGGAAAGMTLAFLGPFLLLSEWNDAPLVLLFVWASLMGASSVAGLVPIAVPLGALRFLAALATVTLGFHLVGAGGIGLPTVVQSLFLLAVATLPLTQSTASSEIAIWRQRAIGSGFVLGTLFAIGFVAIPVQLARIHLDAGDRSVSKDRRDFAGRAYREAAATAPLWVEPWLRIATLEERAWKAADRRDEARFDAAVDAIEAAWRRNPGSHLIAQQASRLWTERAEVTGAAGDREQAVAWAQKAVSASPTSALLQAELAISLSAADRESAAGDTARRALVQQQINESQGHVDRYLSPELLDRLSKLSARREGVESPPEQGGTSPQP
- a CDS encoding trypsin-like peptidase domain-containing protein; the protein is MVRIRKMLAVLVFSLGFLQAALAAPPETPENESAPAVVDPLEQLQHAVERTIADAEPSMVSIATIRPDPAGQVGVDLDPGSLPLDLQARMSDPSKRDFLPGNFGAGIVIAPVGSRSRFVLTNLHVVRGGPITGRPAPIDGTRIELRFASRRACSATIRAADPRSDLAVLEPNWRELGVQPSSVPALVWRDVPPVRKGQFVITLGNPYNIARDGSASAAWGIVSNTLRRPIAPSLSEDQEGTWLADLRTLIQLDTRLNLGGSGGPVLNLKGEVVGLATSLAAIEGYEKAGGLALPFTPGIQRIIGELLDGHEAEYGLLGIAGFEDVPPSDLSAVPGQPAGAVIVMNVPSNSPSAVAGLRGGDYVLKINNADILNKADLMREVGLAGPGVEVDVLIWRSAVAKELTLRVKLAKWPVVDESGIVETVPRYTPWRGLQVDYAMARRGKLPPQGIILRGVLITAVQPGSPAQEAQLEPDQHITHVNRTPISSPAEFQAAVRSSSGSVALTLFGGRTVTLAE
- a CDS encoding multiheme c-type cytochrome, with the protein product MQALSFRSSSTPTRWLVLAGLFVCGCEASKTTPGTTPTTSAGKTSTIPASTDGEAKASTESHPPAEPKPLLDGWEVPAAALLLTGEQHGYFEPCGCTLGQSGGMTRRASLVRQLEDRGWKVAGLDVGGTLRRARQQDQIKFDTILTALNDLHYEGLAVGVEELRLGADFLASKPQNSLALLSANVVLFDLPDLGTPRAFKTFTVGNLKVGVTAVLGDSLKAEVAPAGVNTNITIKAPSEVLPGVIQQLQAEKPQLMVLLSHGSLAEAEALAKAYPEFQVVLAAGGPGDPAGRPTKVGETWVIQAGHKGRYVGVLGIYPDATPQLKFELVSLDAKRFPDDAKMHERMREYQQRLKDEEIWKKDELLIRHPEGLKFVGADRCGECHTKAFAVWKETKHAHAWDSLIKGHARPEDKDYISRIYDPECLSCHVVGWEPQEMLRYESGFFDEATTPHLKGQQCEHCHGAGSAHVALETQFQEDAAAVDGEKLKTLRASMRQTLEQAKKSTGCYYCHDTDNSPNFKFEEYWDQIKHEGKD
- the recA gene encoding recombinase RecA, giving the protein MAPKAKPAAKKPNAATGGGGDEKMLDNALGQIEKAFGKGSIMKLSDSSMQNIAGISTGALSLDIALGGHGFPRGRIIELFGPESSGKTTLALHAVGCAQKAGGIAAFIDAEHALDPAWAKRLGVNLEDLLVSQPSYGEEGLRIAEMLIQSNAVDIIVVDSVAALVPKAELDGEIGASHVGLQARMMSQALRKLTGIISKSKTTVIFINQLREKIGVMFGSPETTPGGRALKFYSSCRVDVRRISTLKEGETTIGTRVRVKIVKNKVAPPFRMAEFDLLGECGISIEGDLIDLATTYHLIERSGAWLNYGEHRLGQGRDKARAYLKQAPEVAAEIREKILAAYLAGNLSLAAIGEE
- the cyaB gene encoding class IV adenylate cyclase yields the protein MTWEVELKFAVGDRGDLVPELQRLGAVAAGESEQVDTYYAHPCRDFVQTNEAFRLRTVDGQHCLTYKGPVVDRTIKTRQEIEIPCGNGEASESQWRSLIAALGFQTVRQVRKCRRRFTLVRDGRHFEFCLDHVPPLGEFAEIETLVETGDRDVARELVWSLARELGLSTAEPRSYLELLLAYDRDSNS
- a CDS encoding DUF971 domain-containing protein, with product MIPAPSQLRAHRDDRVFEIAWPDGSAFRLPFHFVRCECPCAVCVDEITGVRLLDPAAVPAEIQPVQLAFSGNYALKVTWSDGHNTGLYTWSKLAELCRQKAAIAIASGSAP
- a CDS encoding DUF1573 domain-containing protein: MKPTTIALALFFTACALTITVWLTRSPGQASIPVVIPPEPPADPGPAISPTGPYPKAVTPELDYDFGAAQHMSEGTHTFVIRNEGEAPLVVVAREGDSSCQCTLGKVDGNEPIPPGGEQTVTLKWTIKADVQMFRQWAKIRTNDPERKEIELTIHGRVEKLLAVVPAEVWEIGEIRAGEGATATGAIYSGLLDKFEIESATCTNPAVSVTWEPVSAEKLAEKNSKSAFELKVHVKPDVPIGPFNEQVNVSIAGDHKLNFRVKGVRPGPIDVVGLGWHPDGSRLVLGEFAADKGKNARLFLYVRGFEGDLEIKSVKADMSPAKFTLARDEKFEGATKRYELKIEIPPGPPAARQRSKADKISFELNHPDAAEFLLFLDYLAL